The genomic interval TTGAAGCGAAGCTGTAAAAGTTCCCAGCAATCTTCTTTTTTACACCACTGCCCAATATTAATTCCTGGTGTAGTTGGATTCATAAAATGATCCCAAACCACATACATAACTTTTTCAATAATTTGGGCCAATATTGGAGGTATTGATTGTGTTGACCAAATATAATCGACATCAACTTTTTCTGAAAAATATTTTCCAATTAGAGCTACCGTATAGTAATTTTGCTGTGCTTTAAATCCTCCAAATTTATGTTCGGCAATTATTCTATCACACTCATTAAACAAAATAACTTTGCTAATCATGTCCTTATACACTTCTTCACTCGGTGGCGGGATCTCACCTTTCTTTACCATTTCAGAAAATATAATAAAATTAGTTTCTAATCCTTTACTGACTATATAAGGGTAACCTCGCCACGCCATGATACACTTAGCCGCTACAGTCTTTGATATACAACGTGATTTCGGATTGTGTTCTTTAAACTGTTTTTTCAGAGACAAAGTAAGCTGACGATTCACCTCAACTAAATATTGACCTCTTGCCCTTTCATAGAACCATCGGTCTAATGATTTTCCCTTTTCAGCAGGTACATATATATTTCTTGATAGTTGCTCCATTCGGATATGATATTCATCATTAGCACTGAAATCTGACATATTAATCTTATTTTGGCTGTTGGCATATTTTGATATATTTGCAATAATTTCGTTGGTCTTTTCCCTATTCTTAATGACAGTCAATTTAATCTGAACACTTACCTTGCTCAAATCGGTTTTGCTTTGAAAAGCATTATAAATTGAAGCGGTAGTTTGACCGCCATTGACAATTTGCCAACCGTTTAAAACTGTGATGACTACCAATTCATTTGTGGATTTTTCTTCATCTATTTCAATACTCTCTGCAATAGTGGATATACCGTTATTATATGCCATAAACATGTGTGGTTCTGATGAAAGCGTACCTCTTATCCCCTTATTGATCTTTCCTGTTGCCTGTAAAAAAGAACGGACATTCCGTTCAATTAACTTTTGCCCTTCATCTTTGTAAATTTTCGCCAAAATTTCGCCCGATATCACTCCAATATAACAATCATAATCAGAGTTTGTATCTTCCACTTTTATCAAATGCATTGGATTCGAATATTTGCTTTTCAGCCTTATCACAACTTGTACTGCTTGAACATTCTGAAATAAGCATTGGTAGAGGCGCTCAATATCCCAAACATCAAATTTAATTGTTGTTTTTCCAATAACTATATCCTTTGGTACATACAAAATCGTCTCATTATTTGTTATGAGAATAATATTCACCACTTCTGTTTCTCTGGAATACTGCTTTATGTATTCATATGCCTTATAACCTTGACCAGATTCTTCAGCTTCTTCAAAATATTTTGTTTTACAAAATCTATAAAATTTCGATGCTTGTTTCAATGTCTTTTCAATATCCGTCTTCCCCAGCTTTTCAACTTGAGGCTTTTGATTAAAATTGCATACCAACAACGTCAGTGAGCGGAAATATTCACTGTAGGCATAACCATCCAATCTCATTTTTTCTGTGGTTTTTTTAAAATTTACTATCTCGCAGTCAGCTAGGTTTGTAACTCCTGCCTCCTGTAAATAAGATACAAATACATTTTTAAATGCGATGAGAGTACCAACAGAGTTGTCTTTGCTGTAACTGATGGTTTCATCCAGTAATTCAGAATAAAATTCTAATATTTTGTCAGACAACATCCGTATTTTCTCCTTTCAAAATAACCTGTATCCCATCTGAAACTAAGAATTTTTGACACATATCAATATTCACGATATAAGAAACATTGCTAACACCTGTATCAAGTTCCGACTTTTCAATTTTTGGAAAATCAGAATCGACTATATACATGCAGTTTTCTCGTATAAAATAGCCAGTTTGATATAGCTCTTCATAAGCTTTTAAATAGCCATATTTCTCAAGCTTCTGTTCAAACTGCTGGAAACACTGACTATCAGAAATGAGAGTAGCCTCAATGTCATGAACTGCATCAGATAATGTAAAGCCGTCACTTTCACTTCTTCTTAAAGCAAAAACCTGCAGATACAAACTATTCAAAACATCTTTAGTGTCAAGCTGATATTCACTGCTGATATTTACTTTATAAGGAGATTTCTGCGCTGTCGTCTTTACTTCAACTGCATTGCCTTTGATATAAAAATCATGGGTTTCTTCATTACAACCCGC from Massilibacillus massiliensis carries:
- a CDS encoding AIPR family protein; this encodes MLSDKILEFYSELLDETISYSKDNSVGTLIAFKNVFVSYLQEAGVTNLADCEIVNFKKTTEKMRLDGYAYSEYFRSLTLLVCNFNQKPQVEKLGKTDIEKTLKQASKFYRFCKTKYFEEAEESGQGYKAYEYIKQYSRETEVVNIILITNNETILYVPKDIVIGKTTIKFDVWDIERLYQCLFQNVQAVQVVIRLKSKYSNPMHLIKVEDTNSDYDCYIGVISGEILAKIYKDEGQKLIERNVRSFLQATGKINKGIRGTLSSEPHMFMAYNNGISTIAESIEIDEEKSTNELVVITVLNGWQIVNGGQTTASIYNAFQSKTDLSKVSVQIKLTVIKNREKTNEIIANISKYANSQNKINMSDFSANDEYHIRMEQLSRNIYVPAEKGKSLDRWFYERARGQYLVEVNRQLTLSLKKQFKEHNPKSRCISKTVAAKCIMAWRGYPYIVSKGLETNFIIFSEMVKKGEIPPPSEEVYKDMISKVILFNECDRIIAEHKFGGFKAQQNYYTVALIGKYFSEKVDVDYIWSTQSIPPILAQIIEKVMYVVWDHFMNPTTPGINIGQWCKKEDCWELLQLRFKKEKL